The nucleotide window GGCGGCGATGGCCCTGTCGATCGCCGACCGGGGCTACGTGCTCGAAGAAGGCCGGGTGACGGTGAGCGGCCCGGCGAGCGAGCTCGCCGGCGACGCTCGGCTCGCGGCGGCCTACCTCGGCGGTGCGCACGAGGCGGGAGCCGCGGCATGACGGCGCGCGAGTCGGTGCCCCCGGCTCCGCCCACCTGCGCCACCGGGCGCGCGGGTCTTGTCACGAGCCCGCACACGCTGGCGAGCGCCGCCGGCCGCGACGTATTGCGTCAAGGCGGCAATGCCATCGAAGCGGGCATCGCCATCGCAGCGATGCTGTGCGTGACGATGCCGCACTTCACCGGGCTGGGCGGCGACGGCTTCTGGCTCCTGGCCCGCGGCGAGCCCGGCGACGTCGGCGATGACACACCGCTGGCCATCTCCGGCATCGGGCAGGCGGCGCGGCACGTGCCGCAGGCACTGCGCGACGGCGGGGCCATTCCCTCGCGCGGGCCCGGCTCGGCGTTGACGACGGCGGCCACGGTCGCGGCATGGGAAGCGGCGTACCGCGTCAGTCGGGAACAATGGGGCGGCACCCTGTCGTGGGCATCGCTGCTGGCGCCGGCCATTGCCGCCGCCGAGGACGGCTTCCCGACCAGCGCCTCGCAGGATTTCTGGTACGCGTACCGCGCCGAGGAGATGCGCGACGCTTCGACCTGGCAGGGCTTCGCGCGCGAGTTCCTGCCGGATGGCCGCGCACCGGCGGTTGGCGAACGTTTCCGGCAGCCGGCATTGGCGTGGACGCTGCGGCGGCTGGCAGACGGCGGCCCCCGGGAGTTCTACGAGGGTGAGCTGGCCACGCGTCTGGCCGATGGATTGCATGCGGCGGGCTCGCCGATCACACGCGACGATCTCGCGGCCACACGCGTGCATCTCACTCCCGCGCTGACGCTGCCATACGGCGACGGAGTGCTGGCGACGTTGCCGCCGCCAACGCAAGGCGTGACGACGCTGCAGATCATGGGAATCCTGGCACGCCTGGGGCTGAAGGACTGCGCGCACGGCAGCGCGACGTATTACCACCGCTTGATCGAGGCCGTGAAACAGGCGTTCATCGCGCGCGATCGCTACGTCGCCGATCCGGCGTTCGTCGATGTGCCGGTGGCGACGATGCTATCGGATCGGTATCTGCGCGAAGCGGCGTCTCGCATCGACGACCGGGTGGCGCTCGACTGGCCGCATCGCTTTCAGGAGGGCGACACGGTGTACTTCGCTGCCACGGACGCGGCCGGTCGGGCGATCAGCGTGCTGCAAACGATCTACTTCGACTGGGGCAGCGGCGTGATGGCCGGCGACACCGGCGTGTTGTGGCACAACCGAGGCGCGGCGTTCCGGCCCGCGGGCAGTGCGCATCCCAATGCGCTGGTGCCCGGCAAGCGGCCCTTTCACACGCTCAATCCCGGCATGTACCTGCGGGCGGGGCGGGCGCGATTGCTGTATGGCACGCAGGGCGCGGACGGACAGCCGCAAACGCTGAGCGCGCTGCTCACGCGCCTGATTGACTATGGCATGCCGCCGCACGAGGCGTTGTCGTATCCGCGCTTCCTGCTGGGGAGGACATTCTCCGACAGTCGCGACAATCTGAAGCTGGAGCGCGATGCCGGGGAAGCCGTGTTCGCGTCGCTCGCCGAACGAGGTCATGCGGTGGCGCCGCTGCCGCCGCACAGCCCCCTGGCCGGTCAGGCGGGTGTCATCGCCATCGCCGACGACGGTCTAGCCAGCGGCGCGCACGACCCGCGCAGCGACGGCGCGGCAATGGCGGCGTAGTCGGCGTAGTCGGCGTAGTCGGCGGACTCGACGAACGGTGGCGCGGCGACGCCCCTGTCGACGTCGCGCCTACCGGTCGCGCCACGCTCAGCGCAGATAGGACGCGTCGTCGATCGCCGGAATCGCCTTGAAGGCCGGCTTTGCAAAGAAGTAGCCCTGCATCAGGCTCACGCCATGCGCGATGAAGAAATCGCGCTCGCCGCGGGTTTCGATACCCTCCGCGACGACTTTGATGCCCAGGTCGTGACACATGGAAATGACATTCCGAACGATTCGCTGGCGCACGGTGTCCGTGTCGATGCCGCGCAGCAGTTCCATATCCAGCTTGATGATGTCGGGCTGGAAGTCCACCAGGAGCGAAAGCCCCGAGTATCCGGCGCCGAAGTCATCGATTGCCGTCAGGAACCCGTATTCCTTGTAGGCTCTGAAAATATGGACCAGGTGAGTACGGTCGGCCAGATGCTCTCCTTCGACCGTCTCGAAGATGATCCGCTCGAGCGGGAAATGGTTTGCCTGCGCGGCGTCCAGCGTGCTCCTTATGCAGACCTCCGGTCGGTAGACGGCGTTCGGCATGAAGTTGATGGACAGAAACGCGTCGAGCCCCAACGCCGCCGCGCGGGCAATTGCCGTTTGTCGGCAGTACTGGTCGAACTGGTATTTCGCGGCATCGTCGATCTGCGAGAGCACGGAATATGCCGATTCCCCGTTGGCACCCCGCACCAGGGCTTCGCATGCGAACACAGCCCGGGTGTCGACGTCGACGATGGGCTGAAAGGCGAAATCTATCTCGACCGGCAACGGCGCCGTGTTCCGGCATCCGGCGCAACTTGCCGATTGCGCGGCCGCCTCGTCGTGGCTGTGAATCTTGAAAGCATTCATCTTTCTTCCGGCTGCGTCTATGGGTTGGTTGAGTCTGCAAACGTTGCGGCCGTGGCCGGACGATCGCTACGTCGACACCGCGTTGCCGGATTCACCGACAACATTCGCGGCATCTTCCGTCGGCACGACGAAGCCGCGGACACAGTTTCGACCGGCTTGCTTCGCGTCATACAGCGCATGATCGGCGGCAGCCAGCAAGTCCTGGAGCGTCTGGTTCTCATCTTCCAGACTGGCGACCCCAAGGCTGATCGTCGCATTCAATTGCCCCACCGCCGTTTCGATCGCCGCCTGCTCGACGGCGACGCGCAGTCGCTCCGCGACCGCCATTGCCTCTTGCGCGGTTGTCGACGGGAGCAGCAAGATAAACTCTTCCCCGCCGAGCCGGGCGACAATGTCCGATCGCCGCAGAAGCGCCCGTGCCTCGTCCGTGATCCGCTTCAGGACCTCGTCGCCGGCCTGATGCCCGGCATTGTCATTGATCTGCTTGAAGTGATCCGCGTCCAGCATCACCAGTGACAATGTACGACCGTTTCGCTTTGACCGGGCGACTTCGGATTCCCCGATCTCGAAGAAGTGCGCACGGTTGGTCACGCCGGTCAGATGGTCCGTCGTCAAGAGGCGCGCGAGATTGTCGCTGTGGATCTTCCGCTCCGTGATGTCCCTGAGCACGGCGGAATATCCCGATATCTCCCCGTCCTCCTCACGCAGCACCGCAACGAGCAGTTGCCCCCAATAGCGCCGTCCGGATCTTGTCTTGCACCAGAACTCCTCCACGTGCCAACCGTCGTCGCGCGTGAGCGCCATATGTTCTGGCGAACGGTGCAGGACAATCTCGTCGTCGGCGTAAAAGCGCGACAGCATGTGCCCGATCACGTCGGCGGCTTCATAGCCCGTCAGACGCTCGATCGACGGGTTCCAGGTGTCGATGCAGCCCTGCGCATCGAGCGTAAAGTACGCGAAATCGTTGACGCTCGTATAGATGCCCGCAAGCCATGACTCGGTCTGTCGCGCCCGACGCTCGGCGGCGACCTGGCGTGAGATGTCCGTCAGCACCATCATCAGCACGTCCGCGCTCACCTTAATGATGGAACATGCCAGCACGACGGCGTCGTCCTTGGCCGGCGTGACGAAAATCCGGTGATTCTCGCAAACCGGCCCGCGCTCGGCCTCGAAACTGGCCACCAGATTGCGAAGCTCCGGCGCGACGGATGCCAGGCTGTCGAAGATGTTCTCGATGCTCCCGCCTCTCACCAGCGGCATGAGCAGCTGCGCGGCAAGCGGGTTCATCATGTCGACAGCGCCGGATTTGTCGCTGCGGACAATCCCGACCGGCGACAGATACATGAACGACAGCAAGGCTTCGTACTCGGACTCGAGGTCGTAGTTGTCCGTATTCGGTGCATTCACTGGCCCGTCCTCCGCTCGATGAGGACATAACGCGTCGCGCAATGCGCGCTTTTGAGCAACCGCAAACGCACCGGCGTCGGGCGCATGCGCAGCGTCAGGACATACGGAATGATCTCGTCCAGTTCGGACGCATCGTCAAAGCGTTGCGCAACCATGAAGTTGTTCATGCAAGGCGCGACCTCTTCGAAAAAATGCTTACCCAATACGCGTTGCGGGCTCAATCCGGCATTTTTCGACTCCGTGGCGTTGTATGTCGTCACCATCGCGTCCGAGGTGAACCCGATCACGCCGAACGGCAACGCATCCATCCCCTGAGCATCCAGCTTTTCGAGTGCGGTGATCTGCACGTCTTCAAATTCACTGTCCACACTTCCCCCACATGGCATGACTTCACCAGGTCCGGATATTCGACCCTTCAGTCGACCGTTATGCAATCCGGGTCCTGCGCGAACACCGCACCAGCGGAATGTCGGCGCAGAACCCCACATATCGGGTTATCGGCGTGTGCAGACGAAACTTTAGGCTGGCCCGTCCCGCAAGCAGTTGTTCGCCCAATGATCGACACCGTTGTCAGCGACTCCCCTCTGACGATGCCTTGCCTCTCCGGATAAACCTCACGTTGTGCTTCAACATATATTATGGATACCGAAACTTAAGGGTGAATCGCCGCCAATTCCCGCAACACGAGAATGCGCAAAGACGCGTCGCTCGACAGACCTTCGACCGCGAGTTCAGAGTTGGCGAGCTGCGTCCACCTGAGCGACTGCCGCCGCCATCTGCGCCGCCGCCTCCTGCAGGGGTGGCACGAATCGCCGCACGGCCTCGGCCGGGCTCACTGCCTGGTCGAGATAGATCACGTTCAGGCTCGCCAACACACGCCCCTGCGACGCAACGGCAACCGCCACCGCACCGATCTTGCGCTGGTCGAGCCAGTCGCCATGATTGGAGCCGAAGCCGTTCTCTCGCGTCTGGCGCACGAGATTGCGAATGAACGCATCGTCGCTGGCAAAGCGTTGCTGCAACTCCCCGCCCGCGCCCGTGCGCAGCAAATCGAGAATGTCCTCGCGCTCGGCCTCGGGACACATGCCGAAGTACGCGCGCCCGGCAGCCGTAAACAGCATGGGCAGGCGTCGACCGACCATGGCGCGGTGAAAGGACAAGGGACTGAAACGATGCGTCGTCTCGCGAATGATCATGGCGTCGCCGTCCGGCGTGGTCAGATCCGAGGGCCACACCACCCGCTGCATCAACTGCCCCATGATCGGCGGCGCGATCGTCGCGATGCGCTCGTCATCCGTGAAACCCTCGCTGAGCGAGCGCACCGCGAGCGCCAGGCGGAAGGTGTCGTCGGACGTGCTGCGCCGCACGAATCCGTCTTCCAGCAACGTCTCCAGCAGTCGCCGCACGGTGGTGCGATGGAGCCCGGTCGCCTCGCTCAGTTGTTGCGGCGTCGCACGTCCGCGCTCCATCGCGTTGAGCGCCCGGAGCACCAGCAGGCCGCGCGACAGCCCCCGTACATTCGGATATTTGCTCATTAAATAGTTTTTAAAATCAACGATGTGCATTCTATGCACATTTCGGCGAAATTGTTGAGCGCTTTTTGTCAGCTGCCTAGACTCATCGAAAAATCAGAGAGCTAGTGGAGACACCCTCCTTTCCGTGCGGACGAGCATGACCGAACACGCGTCGCTCGACGGCCGGCCCCAGCCCGACGATTAGCGGACGACACGAGCCGCGATTGAATCAACGAACGCAGTACGCCATTCGAACGCGCCAGCCCGGCGCGCGGGGCGCGCTCGCGCTCAAAAAACAGGAGCGAGACACATGAGTGCATTCGTCAATGCCGCCAATGCCGCCAATACCGCGGCCGACACCACGCCCGACATCACGACGGACGTGGCCATCGTCGGCGCCGGACCGGTCGGGCTGATGATCGCCAACATCCTCGGCTTGCAGGGCGTGCGCGTCACGATCGTCGAGAAACTCGACCAACTCATCGATTACCCGCGAGCCATCGGCCTGGACGACGAGGCCCTGCGGGTGTTCCAGGCGGTCGGCCTGGCCGACGCGCTGCTTCCGCACACCACCCCCGATCACTGGATGCGGTTCCTCACCAGCGACGGCCATTGCTTCGCGTCGATCGAGCCGCGGACCGACGAGTTCGGCTGGTCGCGCCGCAACGCATTCATCCAGCCGCTCGCGGACCGGGTGTTGTTCGAGGGACTCGAGCGCTTCGCTCATGTGGACGTGTGCTTCGGCCACGGCGTCGAGGCGCTCGCGCAAGACGCTCGGGGCGTGACGCTGACCACACGAACGAACGATGGCGACGTTCGCACGATTCGCGCGGCGTACGTTGTGGGCGCCGACGGCGGCAACAGCATGATTCGCCGCCTGCTTCAGGTGCCGTTCGAAGGGCGCACGAAGCCCAACCAGTGGATCGTGGTCGACGTGCGCAACGACCCGGTGGGTGCCCCCCACGTCTACATGCATTGCGATCACGAGCGCCCTTATGTTTCGGCGGCCCTGCCGCACGGCATTCGCCGCTTCGAGTTCATGGTCATGCCGGGCGAGACCGAGGAAGAACTCTCCCGGCCCGAGAACATGGCCGCACTGATTCGCAAGGTAGTCACGCACCCGGACCGTGTCGATTACATCCGCAAGCGCGTCTACACGCACAACGCGCGACTGGCGGAAACGTTCCGCGTGGATCGCGTGCTGCTGGCGGGCGACGCGGCACACATCATGCCCGTCTGGCAGGGCCAGGGCTACAACAGCGGCATTCGCGACGCCAACAACCTTGGCTGGAAGCTCGCGATGGTGGTCAAGGGGCAGAGTCTGCCGGACCTGCTCGATACCTACACCGCCGAGCGACGGCCGCATGCGCGCTCGATGATCCATCTGTCCGAGGTCGCGGGCGACATCTTCGCGCCGACGACGCGCTTCGGCGTGCGCTTTCGCGACGCGTTCGTGCGCAGCTTCACCCTGTTTCCGTCGGTCAAGCGCTACTTCGTGGAGATGCGCTTCAAGCCGATGCCGCGCTACGAATCGGGAGTGGTGCTGCTTCCGCCCGCGAAATCGACCGGCGGCTGGCTGGCCCGTTTGCTGAAGCGTTCGGGCAATTCGGCGCCGGGCCGTCTGCTGGGCCTGATGAGCGAGAAGCGGGATTCGTGGCTTGGGCGCTGCGTATATGGCCGCGACCCGTTCGCCAGTTCACCGGTCGGCCGCCTGTTCATTCAGCCCAGGGTGCGCACGGCGACGGGCGAGGTCCAGCGTCTGGACGACGTGATCGGCAATCACTTTGTCGTGCTCGGCTGGGGGTCCGATCCGACATTCGGCCTGACGCCGCGTGCGCGCGCTGTCGCCGAGAAGCTGGGCGTGCGCTTCGTGCTGGCCAAGCCCGACGTGCAGATGGCGCATACCGACGACGTGCCGCAGGGCGTGATCGCGATCGGCGATCCGCACAACCGCCTCAAGGACTGGTTCGGCGCGCGTTCGCAATCCGTGGTGCTGCTGCGCCCCGATCGCTTCATCGCGGGAGTCTGCGCACCTCAGGAAGTGTCGGACACCCTGATCGAACTGGCGGGCAAGGTGGCGCTCGCCGACATCGCCATGCCCCAGCCAACGCCACTGCGCGCGCCAACGAACCACGCCGGGGCCGTCGTGCGGCCACAGCAACGCGTTGCCGGAGCCTGAGCGATGCCGATTCATCTCGAATGTATTTCGCATACGCCGTTGCATGGCTACTTCGATCCTCCCGACGAGGTCGTGTCGGAAGTGAAGCGGGTGCAGGCGCAGGCACGCGAGCGCGTGCGCGCGTTCGATCCCGAGCTGGTCATCGTATTCGCGCCGGATCACTTCAACGGCTTCTTCTATGACGTGATGCCACCGTTCTGCATCGGCGCGGCGGCTACCGCTATCGGAGATTTCAACAGTCTGGCCGGCGAGTTGCCGGTACCGTCGGATATCGCGCATGCGCTCGCGGAGCACGTACTGGCGTCGGAGGTCGATGTCTCGCTGTCGTACCGCATGCAGGTCGATCACGGGTGCGCCTATGCCCTGGAAGTGCTCGCGGGCGGACTCGATGCCTACCCGGTCGTGCCGGTGTTCATCAACTCCGTGGCACCGCCGATGGCGACGCTGCGTCGCTCGCGCCTGCTGGGAGACGCCATCGGCCGTTACCTGGCGCGCACGAACAAGCGCGTGCTGGTCGTAGGGTCGGGTGGCATCTCGCATGAGCCCCCTGTGCCCGAGTTGATCGGCGCGACGGAGGAAGTCGCCGAGCGCCTGATCGCCGGTCGCAATCCGTCTGCCGAGTCGCGCGCCGCGCGTCAGGCGCGCACGGTGGCCGCCGCCGAAGCGTTCACGGCGGGCAAGAGCCATCTGCATCCGCTCAATCCGCAGTGGGACCGCGCGTTCCTCGACGTGCTCGCCAGTGGGAATCTGAACGCCGTCGACGACATCAGCAACGACGCGATCACGCGCGAGGGTGGCAAGTCGGCTCACGAAATCCGCACGTGGGTCGCCGCATTCGCGGCACTCGCCGCTTACGGCGAATACGGCGCGTCGCTCGATTACTACCGTGCGATTCCCGAGTGGATCGCCGGCTTTGCCGCAATGCATGCCGCGCCGCAAACGTCACTGGCCGTCGCGGCCTGATAAAAGGAGTTTTCGATGTCGGGTTCCCCGCTGATTCAAACCCTCGCCGAGCGTCTTCGCCATGCCGAGGCCACGCGTGCGCCCATCGCGCCGGTTCGCGGCGAGATCGCCCCCGACGACATGGCGAGCGCCTATGCCGTGCAGCAGTGCAACGTCGACGCGCGCGTGGCCGCGGGCGAGCGCATCGTCGGCCGGAAAATCGGCCTGACGTCTCTCGCGGTGCAGCGTCAACTCGGCGTGGACCAGCCGGACTTTGGCGCGCTGTTTGCCGGCATGGCCTACGGCGACGCACAACCGATGCCGCTCGCGAGCCTCATCCAACCCAAGGTCGAGGCCGAGATCGCGCTTGTGATCGAGCGCGATCTCACGTGCGAGAAGCACACGTTCGCCGACATTCTGCGCGCCACCGCCTATGCGGTCGCCGCCGTGGAAGTCGTCGACAGTCGCATCGAGCAATGGAATATCCGCTTCGTCGACACCGTGGCCGACAACGCGTCGAGCGCGATGTTCGTGCTGGGCAGCCGGCCCGTCCCACTCGCCGACATCGACCTGACGGCCTGCGAGATGACACTGTCGCGCAATGGCGAGGTGCTCTCGCGCGGCAACGGTGCGGCGTGCCTTGGCAACCCGCTCAATGCCGCGGTCTGGCTTGCCGATCGCATGGCACAACTCGGCACGCCGCTGCGCGCGGGCGACGTGGTGCTCACCGGCGCGCTCGGTGCGATGGTCCCGGTAACCGGGGCCGGCACGTTCGTGACGGAAATTCATGGCCTGGGCAGCGTACGCGCCACGTTCGCATGAGAACCCCCGAGGACGCCTGGACGAGCATCGAGAGGTAACAAGCGCGATTCCCGAGATATCACATGACCGCCGACAAGAGCGGACTTTCCTGAAACCGGAGACAAAGCAATGCAAGCATCATCACCGCAAGGCGCGGCGCCCACGAAGGGTAGCCTCGCGACCATCGGACTGTGTCTGGCCATCGCCCTGCTCGAGGGCCTGGACCTGCAATCGGCCGGCGTGGCGGCACCGCGCATCGCCAAGGAGTTTGCGCTGTCGGTGGCGCAGATGGGATGGGCGTTCAGCGCAGGAGCCATCGGCCTGCTGCCAGGCGCCGCGCTCGGCGGGCGTCTTGCCGACCGCTGGGGACGCAAACGGGTGCTGATGCTGTCGGTCACGCTGTTCGGCATCTTCTCGCTCGTCACGGCACACGTCTGGAACTTCGAATCGCTGCTCGCGGCGCGCTTTCTGACCGGTCTCGGCATGGGGGCGGCCATGCCCAACCTGATTGCGCTGTGTGCCGAGGCCGCGCCGGACGGCCAGCGAAACACGGCCGTTGGCGCCATGTATTGCGGCATGCCGTTCGGTGCGGCTTTGGCGGCCGTCATCGGCATCGTCAGTCCGGGCGACGAGGGATGGCGCCACGTGTTCTACGTCGGTGGTTTCGGTCCGTTGCTGATGGTGCCGTTGCTGGGACTTTGTCTGCGTGAGTCCGCGCAGTTCGTTGCTTCGCGTGCCAGACGTGGTTCCGGCACAGCCGCGGCGAACGCCGTGCCGGACGCGACACCGAGCATCACGCACGCGCTTTGGCAGGAAGGGCGCGCTCGTACGACGATTGCATTGTGGGTGAGTTACCTCGGCACACTCATCGTCCTGTACTTCCTGATGAACTGGTTGCCGTCGATGGTCGTGGCCAACGGACTGTCCCGCGCGCAGGCTGGCATGGCCATCATGATGTTCAACATCGGGGGCGGCATCGGCGCGATCGGCATTGCCAGAGTGATGGATCGCTGTTCGCCGCGCCTGACCGTGATCGGCATGTATCTCGGCATTGCGTTGTCGCTGGCCGGATTGTCGGCGGCCAACGGCGCCCTGACGATGGCCTGCGGCGCGTTCTTCTGTGGATTGTTCCTGGTTGGGGGGCAATCGGTGCTGTACTCGATGGCCGGTCAGGCATATGCGACGGAGGTGCGTGGCACGGGCGTGGGCGCGGCCGTGGCCGTCGGGCGTCTCGGTTCGATCCTGGGGCCGCTGATCGCCGGCCAGTTGTTCGCGCTGGGACAGAGTGCGTCGATGCTGGTGTCGTCGAGCATTCCGCTGATCGTGATCGCGGCGATTGCCGCGCTCAGCGTGGTGAGCACGTTCGCGCCGCGCGTTGTCGCCGGGATGGCTCAGCCCGGGCGCTGACCCGGCAGCACCGAGCATCGTCGAATGCCCGGAAGTTTCTTGAGCAGGCGGCGCGTTTCGATGCGAAACGCGCCGCCTTCAACGATTGAATATTCGTAGAGGGAGTCATCATGACGACAACGCAACCGGTTGGCGCGACGCTCACGGAAGCGTCCACGAGCCGTTTCGTGACGATCCGCGACGCGGACACGGAATTTCGCATTCATTACAACGACGCCGGCCATGGCGCCGAGACGGTCGTGATGCTGCACGGCTCCGGGCCGGGCGCGACGGGCTGGGCCAACTTCAGCCGCAACGTCGAGCCGCTGGTCGAGGCCGGTTACCGCGTGCTGCTGGTGGATTGCCCCGGATGGGGAAAAAGCGATCCGGTGGTGAACACCGGATCGCGGTCCGAACTGAACGCACGTGTGCTCAGGGCGGTGCTCGACGCGCTCGACATCGAGCGCGTGCACATCATCGGCAATTCGATGGGCGGACACAGCACGGTGGCGTTCGCGCTGGCGAATCCCGCGCGAATCGGCAAACTGATCCTGATGGGCGGCGGCACCGGCGGTCCGAGCCAGTTCGTGGCCATGCCGACGGAAGGCATCAAGCTGCTCAACGGTCTGTACAAGGCGCCGACGCTCGAGAACCTGAAGCGCATGATGAACGTGTTCGTCTTCGACGCGAGCTCGATCACCGATGCGCTGATGCAAGCCCGGCTCGACAACATGCTCGCGAATCGCGAACACCTCGAGAACTTCGTGAAGAGCCTGGCCGCGAATCCGAAGCAGTTCACCGACTACGGTGCACGACTGGGCGAGGTCGCGGCGCCGACGCTGATCGTCTGGGGACGGGAAGACCGGTTCGTGCCGATGGACGTCGGCCTGCGCCTGCTGGCCGGCTTGCCGAACGCCCAACTGCACGTGTTCAATCGCTGCGGACACTGGGTGCAGTGGGAACACGCGGACGCATTCAATCGCATGGTCATCGACTTCCTGGCGCACTGATGGAAAGGCGCCCGGCGGATTCCGCGGCACGGAGGCGGCGGGCGTCCTGTCGAAGCCCCCAGAACCACGTCACCAACAGGCATGGGATCATGGAGACGATCGAATAGGCGACACCGGCGAGTTGATTCCCTGTGAGATTGACAAGCGTCAGACTGATGAGCGGAAGAAACCCGCCGAACATCACGTTCCCCAACTGCTGCGACAGCCCGAATCCGGTGGTTCGGCTTTGCGGCGGGAACGACTCGGCGATGAAGGCGGGCAGCGGCGCCATGATCATTGCCGTGAGCAGCGCGAGGATCGTAATTAGCGCTGTTACGTACGTCCACTGAGCCGTCAGTACATTCGCGCGGATACCGGTGAAACATGGGTAGGCCGCCGCGCACCAAAGCACGATGCCGATCAGAATCACTCTGGCGCGGCCGATCGCGTCGGACAGCCGCCCGAACAGCGGGTAAGTCGGCGCGGCGATCACGATGGCGATGCCGAGACAAAGACTCGCCCTCACGGTCTCGACTTTCAGGACGTTCTCCAGAAAATAGAGCATGTAGACAATCGATGTGTAGAGCGAGACGGACGTGGAGCCCTGAGCGCCGAACATCGTCACGAAAATCGCTTTCCACGACGTTCTGCTCTTGATCGTATCCTTCAGCGGTGATGCGGAGAGCAACCCTGCGTCCTTGAGTTCGGAGAAAATTGGCGTCTCCGTCATGCCGAGCCGAACCCAGGTGGCAACGACAACGATCGGTGCGGAGAGCAGGAACGGAACGCGCCAGCCCCACGAAAGGAAACTCTCCGGATCCAGAACCCATTTGAGACCGGCGACGATCAGCAACGCGATCAGCAAGCCGACGCTTGCCGTGCTTTGAAGCACGCTCGTCGCCATTCCCTTGCGCCCCGGTGCCGAATGCTCCATCACATAGACGACCGCGGATCCGTACTCTCCGCCGAGCGCGACACCCTGAATGATCCGAAGCAAGAGCAGCGCGACCGGCGCCGCACTACCTATGACGGCGTAGGTGGGCAGACATCCGATACCCACGGTCGCCACGCCCATGATCAACAACGTAATGACGAAGGTTCTCTTTCGCCCGATACGGTCGGACATTGGACTGAAAATCAGCGTGCCTACTGGCCGCGCGACGTAGGCGATGCCGAACGTCGCCACCCCGGCCAGCGCGGCAACCACCCGATCCGCCGATGGCAGGAAAAGTCCCGTGAGCGTCGAGGTCAGGGCGACGTAGACAAAGAAATCGTAGTACTCAAGCAAAGTACCGACGCTTGCGCTGGCGATGATGCGAAACATGCTGGGGCGGGCATTCGCCGCCCGTTGATCGACGAGCATGGGTGTCTCCATGTATGGGTTGTCGGGCCGTTGCGTCGTTAATCGGATCGATCGCGACGTCGGCTCTGTTCTGCCTGCTGCCAGTGCCGCTTTGCCGCGGCCCGATTCTCGAGAAAGGTCGTCACCGCCGCCTTATGCTCACTTCCGCAAAGCAGGATGGCCTGCATGCCGGCAGCCATTTCCAGTGCGGCAGCGAGGGAAGCGGTCGCCGACTGGCGCACCAGACTTTTCGCCATGCGCGCGGCTTTCGGTGGATGCGCAGCAATCTTCCGGGCCAGGGCCAATGCCTCGGCATCGAGGCGATCGTCCGGTACGACCTTCGACACAATGCCCAGGCGACGAGC belongs to Pandoraea pnomenusa and includes:
- a CDS encoding MFS transporter, with amino-acid sequence MLVDQRAANARPSMFRIIASASVGTLLEYYDFFVYVALTSTLTGLFLPSADRVVAALAGVATFGIAYVARPVGTLIFSPMSDRIGRKRTFVITLLIMGVATVGIGCLPTYAVIGSAAPVALLLLRIIQGVALGGEYGSAVVYVMEHSAPGRKGMATSVLQSTASVGLLIALLIVAGLKWVLDPESFLSWGWRVPFLLSAPIVVVATWVRLGMTETPIFSELKDAGLLSASPLKDTIKSRTSWKAIFVTMFGAQGSTSVSLYTSIVYMLYFLENVLKVETVRASLCLGIAIVIAAPTYPLFGRLSDAIGRARVILIGIVLWCAAAYPCFTGIRANVLTAQWTYVTALITILALLTAMIMAPLPAFIAESFPPQSRTTGFGLSQQLGNVMFGGFLPLISLTLVNLTGNQLAGVAYSIVSMIPCLLVTWFWGLRQDARRLRAAESAGRLSISAPGSR